A genomic region of Deinococcus sp. KSM4-11 contains the following coding sequences:
- a CDS encoding alpha/beta fold hydrolase, translated as MPSTEFRLLDLPDTRLYARIVGDASRPPLIVLHGGPGLDHTEFGTYLDGLADTVQLVILDQRAQGQSDRDVPQATWTLAQMAADVSSVARALNAGRYALLGHSYGAFVALQHAADFPGAAAATIACCGVGSARWLESIPTKLETFEPLALREQVRASWADEANVRTEADFARLMHEQMPWHFGDPLDPRIAEYEAHVEAMHPRYAPDVLRQFSVAGYGGIEVEDRLGAVTQPLLALAGRHDRTCPPEASELVAGRAPAGEVHVFEHSGHMPFVEQPDEFLSVVRDFLRRALD; from the coding sequence ATGCCCTCCACCGAATTCCGGCTGCTGGATCTTCCCGACACCCGCCTGTACGCCCGCATCGTGGGCGACGCCTCCCGGCCGCCGCTGATCGTGCTGCACGGTGGCCCTGGCCTGGATCACACGGAGTTCGGCACGTACCTGGATGGCTTGGCGGACACGGTGCAACTCGTGATCCTCGACCAGCGCGCCCAGGGACAGAGCGACCGGGACGTGCCGCAGGCCACGTGGACGCTCGCTCAGATGGCGGCGGATGTGTCCAGCGTGGCCCGGGCCCTGAACGCCGGGAGGTACGCGTTGCTCGGCCATTCGTACGGGGCCTTCGTCGCCCTGCAACACGCCGCCGATTTCCCCGGCGCGGCGGCAGCCACGATCGCGTGCTGCGGTGTGGGCTCGGCCCGCTGGCTGGAGAGCATTCCCACGAAACTGGAGACCTTCGAGCCGCTGGCGCTGCGCGAACAGGTGCGCGCCTCCTGGGCCGATGAGGCGAATGTCCGTACGGAAGCGGACTTCGCCCGCCTGATGCACGAACAGATGCCCTGGCACTTCGGTGATCCCCTCGACCCCCGGATTGCGGAGTACGAGGCCCACGTGGAGGCCATGCACCCGCGTTACGCTCCGGACGTGCTGCGCCAGTTCAGCGTGGCCGGATACGGCGGGATCGAGGTCGAGGATCGCCTGGGCGCGGTCACCCAGCCGCTGCTGGCGCTCGCCGGACGGCACGACCGCACGTGCCCACCCGAAGCGAGCGAACTCGTGGCCGGCCGCGCACCCGCCGGCGAAGTCCACGTGTTCGAACACAGCGGTCATATGCCCTTCGTGGAGCAGCCAGACGAGTTCCTGAGCGTCGTGCGGGACTTTTTGCGGCGGGCACTGGATTAA
- a CDS encoding cytochrome P450, whose amino-acid sequence MRPTPPARPPGPRTRSPLGQASALRADPLGYMRHLRTAYGDVLTLRIGPRDVLMVCDPAAAREVLVEKASSFRKGRGIQKMQDFLGSGLLTAEGQEWRTHRRLMQPAFHRSALSGMASSIVEATQPTIGRLHQSADRGQPVEVGGEMLRVTLRAIAAVLFGTGLSDAELAVVERELPPLLDRTTQRVRAFIDVPTEWPTPANRRAQASGAALDRIVARIIAQRRAAPEPGHDLLGLLLSARDEDGQGGLNDREIRDEVMTLFLAGHETTATLLTFLLLEFARHPDVQERARAEVRAVLGGRDPDAADAPALPYLNACIQEALRLYPPAWIVPRQATEPVTVAGYSLPAGASVSVNIFLMQRSPLAWRRPDNFDPERWLNGTRTPDAFMPFGAGARMCIGNHLALLEATLMSALLLRDLSFDVPDGGPTGLSPSVTLKADGPVIAHVTRVD is encoded by the coding sequence ATGCGTCCCACTCCGCCTGCCCGGCCTCCCGGCCCGCGCACCCGCTCGCCGCTGGGGCAGGCGAGCGCCCTGCGCGCCGATCCCCTGGGCTACATGCGGCACCTGCGCACCGCGTACGGCGACGTGCTGACCCTGCGGATCGGGCCACGCGACGTGCTGATGGTCTGCGACCCGGCCGCCGCCCGCGAGGTACTCGTCGAAAAGGCCAGCTCGTTCCGCAAGGGCCGTGGCATCCAGAAGATGCAGGACTTCCTGGGCTCCGGCCTGTTGACCGCCGAGGGGCAGGAGTGGCGCACGCACCGCCGCCTGATGCAGCCCGCGTTTCACCGCTCTGCCCTGAGTGGCATGGCAAGCTCCATCGTGGAGGCCACACAGCCCACGATCGGGCGCCTGCACCAGTCCGCCGACCGCGGTCAGCCGGTTGAGGTCGGGGGCGAGATGCTGCGTGTGACCCTGCGCGCCATCGCGGCCGTCCTGTTCGGCACGGGTCTGAGCGACGCCGAGCTCGCGGTGGTGGAACGCGAACTCCCCCCGCTGCTGGACCGCACCACGCAGCGCGTGAGGGCATTCATAGATGTCCCGACCGAGTGGCCCACGCCCGCGAACCGCCGGGCCCAGGCATCCGGCGCAGCGCTCGACCGGATCGTGGCCCGCATCATCGCGCAGCGCCGCGCGGCCCCGGAGCCCGGACACGACCTGCTGGGCCTGCTGCTCTCGGCCCGCGACGAGGACGGCCAGGGCGGCCTGAACGACCGTGAGATCCGCGACGAGGTCATGACCCTGTTCCTGGCAGGCCACGAGACGACCGCGACCCTGCTGACCTTTCTGCTGCTGGAGTTCGCCCGCCACCCGGACGTGCAGGAGCGGGCACGGGCCGAGGTGCGCGCCGTGCTGGGCGGGCGCGACCCGGACGCGGCGGATGCCCCGGCCCTCCCCTATCTGAACGCCTGCATTCAGGAAGCGCTGCGCCTGTATCCGCCCGCGTGGATCGTGCCGCGTCAGGCGACGGAGCCGGTCACGGTGGCCGGCTATTCCCTGCCTGCGGGCGCCAGCGTCTCGGTCAACATCTTCCTGATGCAGCGCAGTCCGCTGGCCTGGCGGCGTCCGGACAACTTCGACCCGGAACGCTGGCTGAACGGCACCCGCACGCCCGACGCCTTCATGCCCTTCGGGGCGGGGGCCCGCATGTGTATCGGCAACCATCTCGCGCTGCTGGAAGCCACGCTGATGTCGGCGCTGCTGCTGCGCGACCTGAGCTTCGACGTGCCGGACGGCGGCCCCACGGGCCTGAGCCCCAGCGTGACCCTGAAGGCCGACGGCCCGGTGATCGCGCACGTCACCCGCGTGGATTGA
- a CDS encoding acyl-CoA carboxylase subunit beta, whose amino-acid sequence MTQPDSSTAPVPVSPSAWSAALARLAADRAAVHAGGGSRAQQRQHDKNRLTARERIRQLIDDGTPFDELMTFAGWEMYQDVGGCPSGGTITGIGQIGGRPWMVIANDATVKAGAFFPITAKKVIRAQTIALENHLPVVYLVDSAGVYLPMQDEIFPDQDDFGRVFYLNARMSARGIPQIAAIMGNCVAGGAYLPVMCDTLIMTEGSGLYLAGPALVRAAIGQVVDSEDLGGAGMHASIAGTVDYREPDDEHALRRLRALADLYAQGDLAPFARRRKAAESAPERDLTDLVGFYGSQTYDARDLITALVDGGEFHEFKPEYGETIVCGFARVGGYPVAFVANQRTVIRKKLKAGGEPGLRTRIEVGGVIYGDSADKAARFIMDANQAGVPLVFLSDVTGFMVGRDSEQEGIIRRGAKLVNAVSNSVVPKITIITGGSFGAGNYAMNGKAYAPRFLFAWPSAKYAVMSGNAAAKTLLDIQLAALKRSGTEPDDEDLLRLYDEVKAKYDTELDPRYAAARLWVDEIIEPNDTRARLIRALDACAQNPTQEEFRVGVFQV is encoded by the coding sequence ATGACCCAGCCCGACTCCAGCACCGCCCCGGTGCCCGTCTCTCCATCCGCCTGGTCGGCCGCCCTGGCCCGCCTCGCCGCCGACCGGGCTGCCGTCCATGCTGGCGGCGGATCCAGAGCGCAGCAGCGCCAGCACGACAAGAACCGCCTGACCGCCCGCGAACGCATCCGGCAGCTCATCGACGACGGCACGCCCTTCGACGAACTGATGACCTTCGCCGGCTGGGAGATGTACCAGGACGTCGGCGGGTGCCCGTCGGGCGGCACCATCACCGGCATCGGCCAGATCGGAGGTCGCCCGTGGATGGTGATCGCCAACGACGCCACCGTGAAGGCCGGGGCGTTCTTCCCGATCACCGCCAAGAAGGTGATCCGGGCGCAGACCATCGCCCTGGAGAATCACCTGCCGGTGGTGTACCTCGTTGACAGCGCGGGCGTGTACCTGCCCATGCAGGACGAGATTTTCCCCGACCAAGACGACTTCGGCCGCGTCTTTTACCTCAACGCCCGCATGAGCGCCAGAGGGATTCCCCAGATCGCCGCGATCATGGGTAACTGCGTCGCAGGCGGCGCGTATCTGCCCGTCATGTGCGACACGCTGATCATGACCGAGGGCTCGGGTCTGTACCTCGCCGGCCCCGCCCTGGTGAGGGCCGCCATCGGACAGGTCGTGGACTCGGAAGACCTGGGGGGAGCGGGGATGCACGCCAGCATCGCCGGCACCGTCGACTACCGGGAACCGGACGACGAGCACGCCCTGCGCCGTCTTCGCGCGCTGGCTGACCTGTACGCGCAGGGCGACCTCGCGCCCTTCGCGCGCCGCCGCAAAGCCGCCGAGTCCGCCCCGGAACGCGACCTGACCGATCTCGTGGGCTTCTACGGCAGCCAGACCTACGACGCGCGCGACCTCATCACCGCGCTGGTCGACGGTGGAGAATTCCACGAGTTCAAACCCGAGTACGGCGAGACCATCGTCTGTGGCTTTGCCCGCGTGGGCGGCTATCCGGTGGCCTTCGTCGCCAACCAGCGCACCGTCATCCGCAAGAAACTCAAGGCGGGCGGCGAACCCGGCCTGCGCACCCGCATCGAGGTCGGCGGCGTCATCTACGGCGACAGCGCCGACAAGGCCGCCCGATTCATCATGGACGCCAACCAGGCGGGCGTGCCGCTGGTGTTCCTGAGCGACGTGACCGGCTTTATGGTCGGCCGCGACAGCGAACAGGAGGGCATCATCCGGCGCGGCGCGAAACTCGTGAATGCTGTGTCCAACAGCGTCGTGCCCAAGATCACGATCATCACCGGCGGCAGTTTCGGGGCCGGGAATTACGCCATGAACGGCAAGGCCTACGCCCCACGCTTCCTGTTCGCGTGGCCCAGCGCCAAGTACGCCGTCATGAGCGGCAACGCCGCCGCCAAGACCCTGCTCGACATCCAGCTCGCCGCCCTGAAACGCAGCGGAACCGAGCCCGACGACGAGGATCTCCTGCGCCTCTACGACGAGGTGAAGGCCAAGTACGACACCGAACTCGACCCCCGCTACGCGGCCGCCCGCCTGTGGGTGGACGAGATCATCGAACCGAACGACACCCGCGCGCGCCTGATCCGTGCCCTCGACGCCTGCGCCCAGAACCCGACCCAGGAGGAGTTCCGGGTCGGCGTCTTTCAGGTGTGA
- a CDS encoding N-acetylmuramoyl-L-alanine amidase — protein sequence MSLKFVVLALMLLGSGLARAASAPVIDDRYLIHFSAERTRLTLAYIRQHYDPQATSIRIKPVMVVIHWTASPTLAAALAELTPDTLMGRADIRSGGALNVGAHYLVDRDGTIYRLIDDTLLARHVIGLNRSAIGIENVGSNNLTAAQLRADARLVASLNGEYALEYLIGHFEYGRFKGSALWEEKQAGYFTRKTDPGAAFMAALRANLAGQGVMLKSTP from the coding sequence GTGAGTCTCAAGTTCGTGGTGTTGGCGCTGATGCTTCTGGGAAGCGGCCTCGCCCGTGCGGCGTCGGCCCCGGTCATCGATGACCGCTATCTCATCCACTTCAGCGCGGAGCGGACGCGCCTGACCCTGGCGTATATCCGGCAGCACTATGACCCGCAGGCCACGTCGATCCGCATCAAGCCCGTCATGGTCGTGATTCACTGGACGGCCTCGCCTACGCTGGCGGCGGCGCTCGCGGAACTCACGCCCGACACGCTCATGGGCCGGGCGGACATCCGCAGCGGTGGGGCGCTGAACGTGGGCGCGCACTACCTGGTGGATCGGGACGGCACCATCTACCGCCTGATTGATGACACGCTGCTGGCGCGGCATGTGATCGGTCTGAACCGCTCCGCCATCGGCATTGAAAACGTGGGTTCGAACAACCTGACCGCCGCGCAACTCCGGGCGGATGCGCGGCTGGTCGCGTCTCTGAACGGCGAGTACGCCCTAGAGTATCTGATCGGGCATTTCGAGTACGGCCGCTTCAAAGGATCGGCCCTGTGGGAGGAAAAGCAGGCGGGGTACTTCACGCGCAAGACCGATCCGGGGGCGGCGTTCATGGCGGCCCTGCGGGCGAACCTCGCCGGGCAGGGGGTCATGCTGAAATCAACCCCGTGA
- a CDS encoding acyl-CoA dehydrogenase family protein — MTSTLNRPDASNPNTQPMNDDQRTIISALKSFLKNKVEPGAAERDQTSEFPMQIVRELGEMGIMGAQTPEEYGGSGLDTATFALIIEEVAAVDGSLCLTVASHNSLCQGHILIGGTEEQKRKFLPDLASAKKLGAWGLTEPGSGSDSGGMQSRAAQQADGSWVLNGSKNFITQGSVGGTYVVLARTDPARDGKGKNDGISAFVFNRDEVQGFSIGRKEDKLGLRSSDTAQLIFEDIHLPADALLGERGNAFKDVMKVLDGGRVGIAAMGLGLGRAAFEYATRYTLERQQFGKPIAHNQDISFRLADMDMKLEAARLLIRKAADLKDAGMPFTVPVARAKLYATTVGVEACDEAIQMLGGYGYIKEYPVERYWRDNRLTRIGEGTDEVQRLVISRDVLRRFAD; from the coding sequence ATGACCAGCACCCTGAACCGCCCCGACGCCAGCAATCCCAATACGCAGCCCATGAACGACGACCAGCGCACGATCATCAGCGCCCTGAAGAGCTTCCTGAAGAACAAGGTGGAGCCCGGCGCCGCCGAACGTGACCAGACCAGCGAATTTCCCATGCAGATCGTCCGGGAACTGGGCGAGATGGGCATCATGGGCGCGCAGACGCCCGAGGAATACGGCGGCTCGGGCCTGGACACCGCGACCTTCGCCCTGATCATCGAGGAGGTGGCAGCGGTGGACGGCAGCCTGTGCCTGACGGTCGCCAGCCACAACAGCCTGTGCCAGGGCCACATCCTGATCGGCGGCACCGAGGAGCAGAAGCGGAAGTTCCTGCCGGATCTCGCCAGCGCGAAGAAACTCGGTGCGTGGGGCCTCACGGAACCCGGCAGCGGCAGCGACAGCGGCGGCATGCAGTCCCGCGCCGCCCAGCAGGCGGACGGCAGCTGGGTGCTGAACGGCAGCAAGAACTTCATCACCCAGGGCAGCGTGGGCGGCACCTACGTCGTCCTGGCCCGCACCGACCCCGCCCGCGACGGAAAGGGCAAGAACGACGGCATCAGCGCCTTCGTGTTCAACCGCGACGAGGTGCAGGGCTTCTCGATTGGCCGCAAGGAAGACAAGCTCGGCCTGCGCAGCAGCGACACCGCGCAACTGATCTTCGAGGACATCCACCTGCCCGCTGATGCCCTGCTCGGCGAGCGTGGCAACGCCTTCAAGGACGTCATGAAGGTGCTCGACGGTGGCCGCGTCGGCATCGCCGCCATGGGCCTCGGCCTGGGCCGCGCCGCCTTCGAGTACGCCACCCGCTACACCCTGGAACGCCAGCAGTTCGGCAAGCCCATCGCCCACAACCAAGACATCAGCTTCCGCCTCGCGGACATGGACATGAAGCTGGAAGCTGCGCGGCTGCTGATCCGCAAGGCCGCCGACCTCAAGGACGCCGGCATGCCCTTCACCGTGCCCGTCGCCCGCGCCAAGCTGTACGCCACCACGGTGGGCGTCGAAGCCTGCGACGAGGCCATCCAGATGCTCGGTGGCTACGGCTACATCAAGGAATACCCCGTGGAACGCTACTGGCGCGACAACCGCCTGACACGGATCGGCGAGGGCACCGACGAGGTGCAGCGCCTCGTGATCAGCCGGGATGTGCTCAGGCGCTTCGCGGACTGA